The nucleotide window GCTGTCGCGGCGTCCGCGGAAAGGGAACGCTCCGGGGCGCATCCTGGAAACGCCCGCGGGGATGCTCAATGCCATCGGGCTGGAGAACGTGGGCGTGGGGGCCTTTATTTCCGAGAAGCTGCCGGCCCTGCGAGGACACGACACCCGCATCGTGGCCAACGTGCTGGGCGTAACGGTGGCCGAGTTCGTGGAAATCACCGAGATGCTTAACCCGGAAGAGCAGGTGAGCTGCCTGGAACTCAACATCTCTTGCCCCAACATCAAGGAAGGCGGAGTGGAGTTCGGACACGACCCCAGGATGACCTTCAAAGTGGTTGAAGCGGTCAAGAAGGCCTCGGCCAAGCCGGTGTGGGTCAAGCTGAGTCCCAACGTCACCGACGTCACGGTCTTCGCCCGCGCCTGCGAGGACGCGGGGGCCGACGCCATCACTCTGGTCAATACCTTTGTGGGCATGTCCATTCACGTGAAAGAGAAGCGTCCCATGCTCTCCAACACCGTGGGCGGACTGTCGGGGCCCTCCATCCGTCCGCTGGCGGTGCGGTTGACCTGGCAGTGCGCCCAGGCCGTCGACATCCCGGTCATCGGCATCGGAGGCATCAGC belongs to Acidobacteriota bacterium and includes:
- a CDS encoding dihydroorotate dehydrogenase; translated protein: MSVDLSVTIAGQQFKNPVLTASGTFGYGLEFLPYFDISCLGGFCTKGLSRRPRKGNAPGRILETPAGMLNAIGLENVGVGAFISEKLPALRGHDTRIVANVLGVTVAEFVEITEMLNPEEQVSCLELNISCPNIKEGGVEFGHDPRMTFKVVEAVKKASAKPVWVKLSPNVTDVTVFARACEDAGADAITLVNTFVGMSIHVKEKRPMLSNTVGGLSGPSIRPLAVRLTWQCAQAVDIPVIGIGGISNTRDALEFILAGATAVQVGTANFYDPCAAPKIIDGLQEHCRQEGIGNINELVGGVEVREGQFFYE